A genomic stretch from Paenibacillus thermoaerophilus includes:
- a CDS encoding 3'-5' exonuclease, with the protein MAYMIPETIRRTATAGERILFDSLRDHLPSDYIVYYEPEIRGRRPDFVILGPDLGLVVLEVKDYTKSTLYQVNQDEWVLRNTAGELVKTKSPFKQARDYARFITDHLKRDKNLLSDHGSYLKFPYGYGTVFTRLKQEDFIKHGLYQVIEPPFVLCRDEIDPDEEGFAADILLEKIHGMFTVWSPRKTKLTHEDIQAVRFHLFPEVRISAEFKPPVQHQDQLLLSLHNIKTMDLHQENMAKQIGDKHRLIRGVAGSGKTLVLASRAKMLAKEHPDWKILVVCYGIPLSRNLRQMIERMLNEPDDLLDLLNPPSAEGRNQSNVEVYNFHEWLRNCLRMQDNDIPFLLDKAQKGEAILPTYDAILIDEGQDFEADWLKLLCCCLNPDTQSLLLVEDRAQSIFKRKTSLAQDVGLDFRGRSKILSINYRNTAQIIQFAWDFYQEHSQLKNKVQEGTVEGVEIVPPQATKRKGPEPIIQTFRSIQEEMNFVSKSILFLNREKQIPLQDIAILYRVKNSHHTSYIDEIVQSLVQHQLPYTWVTENASSKRNFVRDEKTVKISTIDSAKGLDFRAVFIVNIENMPFPLEQAEEREVALFYIGMTRALEWLFLTYSGESKFTRYLDRVVQQRAKPAANQMQSG; encoded by the coding sequence ATGGCTTATATGATACCGGAGACGATCCGGAGGACGGCTACTGCGGGGGAACGCATCTTGTTCGACAGCCTTCGAGATCATTTGCCGAGCGACTATATCGTATATTATGAGCCTGAGATTCGGGGAAGAAGACCCGATTTTGTCATCTTGGGACCCGATTTGGGGCTGGTTGTCCTCGAAGTGAAGGATTATACCAAGAGCACGCTCTACCAGGTCAATCAGGACGAATGGGTACTTCGCAATACGGCGGGCGAGCTGGTCAAAACCAAAAGTCCCTTCAAGCAAGCGAGGGACTACGCCCGATTCATAACGGATCACCTGAAAAGGGATAAAAATCTGTTGTCCGACCACGGTTCCTATTTGAAATTCCCTTACGGCTACGGTACCGTCTTCACCCGTCTCAAACAAGAAGATTTTATCAAGCATGGCCTATACCAAGTGATCGAACCGCCATTTGTCTTGTGCAGGGACGAGATCGATCCGGACGAGGAAGGTTTTGCCGCCGACATCTTATTGGAGAAAATCCACGGCATGTTTACCGTATGGAGTCCGAGAAAAACCAAGTTAACGCATGAAGACATACAAGCCGTCCGTTTCCATCTGTTTCCCGAAGTGCGGATCAGCGCCGAGTTTAAGCCGCCTGTTCAACACCAGGATCAACTGCTCCTTTCTCTGCACAACATCAAAACGATGGACCTGCACCAAGAGAACATGGCCAAACAGATCGGAGACAAGCATCGCCTTATTCGCGGAGTGGCCGGAAGCGGAAAAACGCTTGTGCTGGCGAGCCGTGCCAAGATGCTGGCCAAGGAGCATCCGGATTGGAAAATTCTTGTGGTATGTTACGGGATTCCGCTGTCCCGAAATTTGCGGCAAATGATCGAACGAATGTTGAACGAGCCCGACGATTTGTTGGATCTGCTTAACCCCCCGTCTGCGGAAGGTCGGAACCAATCGAATGTAGAGGTGTATAACTTTCATGAATGGCTGAGAAATTGCCTGCGGATGCAGGATAACGACATACCGTTCCTGCTGGATAAAGCCCAAAAAGGCGAAGCGATTCTGCCCACCTACGATGCGATCCTGATTGATGAAGGCCAGGATTTTGAGGCGGACTGGCTTAAACTATTGTGCTGTTGTCTGAACCCGGATACGCAATCGCTGCTTCTGGTCGAGGATCGGGCGCAATCGATCTTCAAGCGGAAAACGAGTTTGGCGCAGGATGTCGGTCTTGATTTCAGAGGCCGCTCGAAAATTCTTTCCATCAATTATCGAAACACGGCGCAGATTATCCAGTTTGCCTGGGATTTTTATCAGGAACATTCGCAGTTGAAAAATAAAGTCCAGGAAGGCACGGTGGAAGGAGTCGAAATCGTTCCTCCTCAGGCGACCAAACGGAAAGGTCCGGAACCGATTATTCAGACCTTCCGGAGTATCCAGGAGGAAATGAATTTTGTGTCCAAATCGATCCTCTTCCTCAACCGCGAAAAACAGATACCGTTACAGGACATCGCAATCTTATACCGGGTAAAAAACAGCCATCATACCTCATATATCGATGAAATCGTCCAAAGTCTGGTCCAGCATCAACTTCCGTATACGTGGGTCACCGAGAACGCATCGTCCAAACGCAATTTTGTAAGGGACGAGAAAACCGTAAAAATATCCACAATCGACAGCGCCAAAGGTCTTGATTTTCGCGCTGTTTTTATCGTAAATATCGAGAATATGCCGTTTCCGCTCGAACAAGCGGAGGAGCGGGAAGTGGCTTTATTCTATATAGGAATGACCCGGGCTCTGGAATGGCTGTTTCTTACATACAGCGGCGAATCCAAGTTTACACGGTATTTGGATCGAGTCGTTCAACAACGGGCCAAGCCAGCCGCAAACCAGATGCAATCCGGCTAA
- a CDS encoding beta-class carbonic anhydrase, producing the protein MSIVPSLLEFNRKFVEEKQYEAYMTDKYPDKKVAVLTCMDTRLVELLPKALGFKNGDAKFIKNAGGILTQPFGSAMRSILVAVYELGAREVLVIGHHGCGMTNLDAGGMVRKFAEHGIDPLAIETLENAGIRMEKFLRGFGSAEEGVMHSVRMIRKHPLFPKAVPVSGFVIDPVTGALEVIVEDYREEP; encoded by the coding sequence ATGTCCATCGTGCCAAGCCTGTTGGAGTTCAACAGGAAATTCGTCGAAGAAAAACAGTACGAAGCCTATATGACGGATAAATACCCGGATAAAAAGGTGGCGGTGCTGACCTGTATGGATACGCGGCTGGTCGAGCTGCTGCCCAAAGCGTTAGGCTTCAAGAACGGAGACGCCAAATTCATCAAAAACGCCGGAGGCATCCTGACCCAGCCGTTCGGAAGCGCCATGCGCAGCATATTGGTGGCCGTGTACGAGCTGGGCGCGCGCGAGGTGCTCGTCATCGGCCATCACGGCTGCGGCATGACGAATCTGGACGCCGGCGGCATGGTGCGGAAGTTCGCCGAGCACGGCATCGACCCGCTGGCGATCGAGACGCTGGAGAATGCCGGCATCCGCATGGAGAAGTTTCTGCGCGGGTTCGGCAGCGCCGAGGAGGGCGTCATGCACAGCGTCCGGATGATCCGCAAGCACCCGCTGTTCCCGAAGGCCGTTCCCGTAAGCGGCTTCGTCATCGACCCGGTGACAGGGGCGCTTGAAGTGATCGTGGAGGATTACCGGGAAGAACCATAA
- a CDS encoding response regulator transcription factor — protein sequence MNLLIIEDDPAIQMLLKLSLEVEGFHTTVVSTAAAGMEQLERRRPDLILLDLMLPDRSGFEFLQMLQQRHQSVPVIVLTAKNEMNDKILGFQLGADDYLTKPFETRELTVRIRAVMRRMKAQSGEEEEIRIGAIAMNRRERSFELDGKPVRTTSKEFDFLWLLCSHPKQVFTREQILDRVWGLEYYGQTRSVDMMVKRLREKMKPYGHLIATVHGLGYKLEV from the coding sequence ATGAACCTGTTGATCATCGAAGACGATCCCGCCATTCAGATGCTGCTCAAGCTCAGTCTGGAGGTCGAGGGATTCCATACGACTGTCGTCAGCACGGCCGCCGCGGGGATGGAGCAGCTGGAGCGCCGGCGTCCGGATCTGATCCTGCTCGATCTGATGCTTCCCGACCGTTCCGGATTCGAGTTTCTTCAAATGCTGCAGCAGCGGCACCAGTCGGTTCCGGTGATCGTCCTTACCGCCAAAAATGAAATGAACGACAAAATCCTCGGATTCCAGCTGGGAGCCGACGATTATTTGACCAAGCCGTTCGAGACCCGCGAACTGACCGTGCGGATTCGGGCGGTCATGCGGCGGATGAAAGCGCAATCGGGCGAGGAAGAGGAGATCCGGATCGGCGCCATCGCCATGAACAGACGCGAGCGTTCGTTCGAGTTGGACGGGAAGCCGGTCCGGACGACCAGCAAAGAGTTCGACTTCTTGTGGCTCTTGTGCTCCCATCCGAAGCAGGTGTTCACCCGCGAGCAAATTTTGGATCGGGTGTGGGGGCTGGAATATTACGGGCAGACCCGCTCCGTCGATATGATGGTCAAACGTCTGCGCGAAAAAATGAAGCCTTACGGCCATCTGATCGCCACCGTACACGGCTTGGGCTACAAGCTGGAGGTATGA
- a CDS encoding sensor histidine kinase: protein MGLRNKLFIQHAVIIVMLLAVMYFIVNHTLSRSMIERDTQTLSQYFALHRIEVLKIVNDKKIDIEQLFSGAYAPLIASHLAANSNFQVQLFDAEETIVGNSEDMDNLLKRGDIGTALAGQTATVLAEADDTRYLIYAAPFWYEGKIVGGFRYLLNLNQHMETLAQMRYWFIGVALGCLLISLLASYSIFSILMKPLHDLKQALKRVSVGDFSKRVTVNSRDEIHELANNFNQMSDALEQHIAMLRHEQGKQKAFYDNMTHEFKTPLTSIIGFSELIAKLDRLDDIRTCSGYIRRESVRLLDMMEELLQTSLKGNEAWSVRLERAELSEVIADSLRILKPTLDKSSIETRVEVAPCEVYLDPARTRQVLFNVIDNAIKHSQCTRLRIAVDEREGRGRVRIADNGKGIPERDLTALFAPSEQRSSRVISAQSHGLGLSLCKQLMELQGGSIRIESRVHRGTEVELLFNLYNPM, encoded by the coding sequence ATGGGACTGCGAAACAAGCTGTTTATCCAGCATGCCGTGATTATTGTCATGCTGCTGGCGGTCATGTACTTCATCGTCAACCATACGCTGAGCCGAAGCATGATCGAACGGGATACGCAAACGTTAAGCCAATATTTCGCGCTGCACCGCATCGAGGTGCTGAAAATCGTAAACGATAAAAAAATCGACATCGAGCAATTGTTCTCCGGGGCTTACGCTCCGCTGATCGCCTCCCATCTCGCCGCCAACAGCAACTTCCAGGTGCAACTGTTCGACGCGGAGGAGACGATCGTCGGCAACAGCGAGGATATGGACAATCTGCTCAAGCGCGGCGATATCGGAACCGCGTTGGCGGGACAGACGGCCACCGTCCTTGCGGAAGCGGACGACACGCGGTATTTGATATACGCCGCCCCCTTCTGGTACGAGGGAAAGATTGTGGGCGGATTCCGCTACTTGCTGAATCTGAACCAGCACATGGAGACGCTCGCGCAGATGCGGTACTGGTTCATCGGCGTGGCGCTGGGCTGCCTTCTTATCTCCTTGCTCGCCAGCTACTCCATCTTCTCGATACTGATGAAGCCGCTGCATGACCTGAAGCAAGCGCTCAAGCGGGTGTCCGTCGGCGATTTCAGCAAGCGGGTGACCGTCAACAGCCGGGACGAGATCCACGAGCTGGCGAACAATTTCAACCAGATGTCCGACGCGCTGGAGCAGCATATCGCCATGCTGCGCCATGAACAAGGGAAGCAGAAAGCGTTCTACGACAATATGACGCACGAATTCAAAACGCCGCTCACGTCGATCATCGGGTTCTCCGAACTGATCGCCAAGCTGGATCGGCTGGACGATATCCGCACATGCAGCGGTTACATCCGCAGAGAGAGCGTCCGTCTTCTCGACATGATGGAAGAGCTGCTGCAAACCTCGCTAAAAGGAAACGAAGCCTGGAGCGTCAGGCTGGAGCGCGCGGAATTGTCCGAAGTGATCGCGGACAGCTTGCGCATTTTAAAGCCCACGCTGGACAAATCGTCGATCGAGACCCGGGTGGAGGTTGCGCCGTGCGAAGTTTATCTGGACCCGGCGCGCACCCGGCAGGTGCTGTTTAACGTTATCGACAACGCGATCAAGCACAGCCAATGCACCCGGCTGCGCATTGCCGTGGACGAGCGCGAAGGCCGCGGCCGCGTACGGATCGCCGACAACGGCAAAGGCATCCCGGAGCGCGACCTGACGGCGTTGTTCGCGCCTTCGGAGCAGCGGAGCAGCCGCGTGATCTCCGCGCAATCGCACGGGCTCGGCTTGTCGCTGTGCAAGCAGTTGATGGAGCTGCAAGGCGGCAGCATCCGCATCGAAAGCCGCGTTCATCGCGGAACGGAAGTCGAGCTGCTGTTCAACCTGTACAATCCCATGTAA